From one Halodesulfovibrio sp. MK-HDV genomic stretch:
- a CDS encoding ABC transporter ATP-binding protein produces the protein MCAAPLYELRGVGKDYDGPAELLTVINNLDLVIEQGEALAITGASGSGKSTLLHLLGTLDIPSRGELLFNGKNLAELTDDAKAVLRNREIGFVFQFHHLLPEFSTIENVAMQAIIGGVTKKEAFERASEMLQLVGLGGRLEHKVTTLSGGERQRAAIARAILMHPSVLLADEPTGNLDERTGESVGELLLRLNDELGMTLVVVTHNPELSDIMRRRLELRAGELYVQTV, from the coding sequence ATGTGTGCTGCACCGTTATATGAACTGAGGGGAGTGGGTAAGGACTATGATGGTCCTGCTGAGCTGCTGACGGTAATAAACAATTTAGACCTCGTTATTGAGCAAGGTGAGGCATTAGCCATCACTGGTGCATCAGGGTCAGGTAAAAGTACTCTCTTGCATCTCTTGGGGACCCTTGATATTCCTTCGAGGGGCGAATTGCTTTTTAATGGTAAAAACCTTGCGGAACTCACTGATGACGCGAAGGCTGTTCTACGAAATCGAGAAATCGGGTTTGTGTTTCAGTTTCATCATTTGTTGCCGGAATTTTCCACTATTGAAAACGTCGCTATGCAAGCAATAATAGGTGGAGTGACTAAAAAAGAAGCCTTTGAACGGGCCAGCGAGATGTTGCAACTTGTTGGACTGGGCGGGCGTCTTGAACATAAAGTCACAACACTGTCGGGTGGAGAAAGGCAGCGGGCAGCTATTGCTCGTGCTATACTCATGCACCCCTCTGTTTTGCTTGCAGATGAACCCACCGGAAATCTTGATGAACGCACTGGCGAATCAGTTGGAGAATTACTTCTTCGACTAAATGATGAGCTGGGTATGACACTGGTTGTAGTTACGCATAATCCTGAACTGTCGGATATTATGCGTCGCCGTCTTGAACTGCGAGCTGGAGAACTTTATGTCCAAACAGTTTAG
- a CDS encoding lipoprotein-releasing ABC transporter permease subunit — protein MKFESFIALRYLFARRQQSFISVISIISVLGVALGVASLIVVLGVMNGFTKDLRDKILGVNAHVITMSAGGNMSGYTELTKEIEGVSGVTGATPFIYSELMASSPQGVKGIILRGVQPQSADKVLTIRNYMKDGGFPDLERKGLPGIIIGKELAKRLGVGVGRRINLLSPSGKKTSQGFVPRVRNFRVVGIYKTGMWEYDSSLAFVTLDSARELLGWDNNAVTGLEVSVSDVNSADTVAKKITEKLGGYPFYARSWMDMNANLFAALKLEKTAMGVILTLIVLVGSFSIITTLVMLVMEKTRDIAVLMSMGATKKQIRRIFMLQGTIIGVVGTALGFALGLGVGELLKRYQFVQLPKGVYSLDKLPVIYDWKDLVAIGVSAMVLCFIATLYPAKQAAKLEPADALRYE, from the coding sequence ATGAAATTTGAGTCCTTCATAGCGCTGCGATACCTGTTTGCACGTCGGCAACAGTCTTTTATATCGGTTATTTCGATTATTTCTGTTCTCGGAGTTGCACTCGGTGTTGCTTCGCTTATCGTAGTTCTGGGTGTGATGAATGGTTTCACTAAGGACTTGAGGGATAAAATTCTGGGCGTGAATGCTCACGTAATTACCATGAGTGCAGGCGGCAATATGTCCGGCTATACTGAGTTGACCAAAGAAATTGAGGGTGTCTCCGGTGTAACCGGAGCCACCCCTTTTATTTACTCAGAGCTTATGGCTTCCTCACCTCAAGGCGTGAAAGGTATTATTTTGCGCGGGGTACAGCCTCAGTCTGCGGACAAAGTGCTTACCATTCGCAACTATATGAAAGACGGTGGTTTTCCGGATCTCGAACGTAAGGGACTCCCGGGAATTATCATCGGTAAAGAACTTGCCAAGCGTCTCGGTGTAGGCGTTGGGCGACGTATTAATCTTCTTTCACCTTCAGGCAAGAAAACATCACAAGGCTTTGTTCCGCGGGTTCGCAACTTTAGAGTTGTGGGCATCTACAAAACAGGCATGTGGGAGTATGACTCTTCCCTTGCGTTTGTAACACTTGATTCTGCACGAGAATTACTCGGGTGGGATAACAATGCTGTCACAGGGCTTGAAGTTTCTGTCAGCGATGTAAACAGTGCGGACACTGTCGCCAAAAAAATAACTGAAAAACTCGGTGGATATCCGTTCTATGCTCGAAGCTGGATGGATATGAACGCCAATTTATTTGCTGCATTGAAACTGGAAAAAACCGCAATGGGCGTTATCCTTACGCTTATTGTGCTTGTTGGTTCTTTTTCAATTATCACCACTCTGGTCATGCTTGTTATGGAAAAAACCCGCGATATAGCAGTGCTTATGTCAATGGGGGCAACCAAAAAGCAGATTCGCAGAATCTTTATGCTGCAGGGAACAATTATTGGAGTGGTAGGTACCGCTCTAGGATTTGCTCTTGGACTCGGGGTGGGGGAATTGCTCAAGCGTTATCAATTTGTACAACTGCCAAAAGGCGTGTACTCACTAGATAAGCTGCCGGTTATTTATGACTGGAAAGATTTAGTGGCAATTGGAGTATCTGCTATGGTGCTTTGTTTTATTGCCACACTGTATCCAGCTAAGCAGGCAGCAAAGTTGGAACCGGCAGATGCTTTGAGGTACGAATAA
- the lysS gene encoding lysine--tRNA ligase, whose product MLESFVDRDELNEVVKNRVAKSCDLLDAGIPLYPNGFSKDHDFSQIRAEYEGLDSEELESLTKEFFCAGRIVGLRSFGKVTFFHVLDKSGKMQCYAARDTLGTEAYQKFKKFDIGDIVGVVGTLFRTKTGELTIDCKSVELLTKSIRPLPEKYHGLKDVEIRYRQRYVDLIVTPKTREIFRKRTAIVREFRRFMEDRGFMEVETPMMHPIPGGATARPFVTHHNAQDHEMFMRIAPELYLKRLLVGGFEKVFEINRNFRNEGVSTQHNPEFTMCEFYWAYATFKDLMDLTEELFGHIAKKVCGSTVITYQGQEIDLTPGTWQRIGFLESLEVVGGHTSELYDDYDKLAAHLKSRGEKVHEGEKLAKLQAKLFDLDVEQDLIQPTFIYNYPTDLSPLSRKNEEDPRFTDRYELFMTGRELSNAFSELNDPVDQRLRFLDQVAEKEAGDDEAHYMDEDYLRALEYGMPPAAGQGIGIDRLVMLLTDSPSIREVILFPLLKPES is encoded by the coding sequence ATGCTGGAAAGCTTCGTTGACCGTGACGAGTTAAACGAAGTGGTGAAGAATAGAGTGGCAAAGTCCTGCGACTTATTGGATGCAGGCATTCCTTTATACCCAAACGGGTTTTCAAAGGACCACGATTTTTCTCAAATTCGTGCAGAATATGAAGGACTTGATTCCGAAGAATTAGAATCCCTTACTAAGGAATTCTTCTGCGCAGGCCGTATTGTCGGTCTTCGTTCTTTTGGTAAAGTTACCTTTTTCCACGTTCTTGATAAAAGCGGTAAAATGCAGTGTTATGCTGCCCGCGATACTCTTGGTACTGAAGCGTACCAGAAGTTTAAGAAGTTTGACATCGGCGATATCGTTGGTGTTGTGGGTACATTGTTCCGCACTAAAACAGGTGAACTGACTATAGACTGTAAGAGCGTTGAGCTTCTTACGAAGTCTATCCGTCCGCTCCCAGAAAAATATCATGGTCTTAAAGACGTTGAAATTCGATACCGTCAGCGCTACGTTGACCTTATCGTAACGCCTAAGACCCGCGAAATTTTCCGCAAACGTACTGCTATTGTACGTGAGTTCCGTAGATTTATGGAAGACAGAGGCTTCATGGAAGTTGAAACTCCTATGATGCATCCAATTCCTGGTGGCGCGACTGCTCGTCCGTTTGTTACCCACCATAACGCACAAGACCATGAGATGTTCATGCGTATTGCGCCGGAACTTTACTTGAAACGTCTTCTCGTCGGTGGTTTCGAAAAAGTTTTTGAAATTAACCGTAACTTCCGTAACGAAGGTGTTTCAACTCAGCATAACCCAGAATTTACCATGTGTGAGTTCTACTGGGCGTATGCAACTTTTAAAGATCTGATGGATCTTACAGAAGAGCTTTTCGGACACATTGCTAAGAAAGTATGCGGTTCTACCGTTATTACTTACCAGGGACAGGAAATTGACCTGACTCCGGGTACTTGGCAGCGTATCGGCTTCCTCGAATCTTTAGAGGTTGTTGGTGGTCACACCAGCGAACTTTACGACGATTACGATAAGCTTGCTGCGCATCTGAAAAGCCGTGGGGAGAAAGTACATGAAGGTGAGAAGCTTGCTAAGCTTCAGGCCAAACTGTTCGACCTTGATGTGGAACAGGATTTGATTCAGCCTACTTTCATTTACAATTACCCTACAGACCTCTCCCCGCTTTCTCGTAAAAACGAAGAAGACCCTCGTTTTACTGACCGTTATGAATTGTTCATGACTGGCCGTGAGCTCAGCAACGCATTCTCTGAACTTAACGATCCTGTTGATCAGCGTTTGCGTTTCCTTGATCAGGTTGCTGAAAAAGAAGCGGGTGATGATGAAGCACATTACATGGACGAAGATTACCTTCGTGCTCTTGAATACGGCATGCCTCCGGCAGCTGGTCAGGGCATCGGTATTGACCGTCTTGTAATGCTTTTGACTGACTCACCATCAATTCGTGAAGTCATTCTCTTCCCACTCCTTAAACCGGAGAGTTAG
- the bamA gene encoding outer membrane protein assembly factor BamA, with product MSKQFRPCVVMVFMLLALLMAVSASAAPRNGIRVLVLPFAVNSGEDLSYLEDGLPELIGERLAAKNFSIVPNDELEALLAENSVSELNISIVRDLSLLSNADYAVYGSFTQVGEQLSIDARLVEAYGLQPAKPIYINKTGLINVLPAVDELVAQATNEMLRKQSISNIVIRGTKVLDPDVVLLRMRIQKGDALDSKRINEEIKRIYGLGYFSDVQIGVEKKRDGNELVITVVEKPRINNIVISGSDVVDNDDILAAINSKQGAVLNEKFLSDDIARVRDLYRKEGYYLAEVDYKIERGSTGATLTFNVKEGEKLYIKEIKLEGIEKLDVDDVKDELALAERGMLSWLTGTGVLREDFLERDVAAISAYYLNRGFLDVRVGNGRVDYEEDGIVITFPVSEGERYKLGTITFTGDLIEPDATYLSLIGLDEWKAEEEYLNYTVLREDSTKIGDWYANYGYAYAEVDFGIQRQEGNIANVAYKIDKKNKVYVRRVVMEGNTRTRDNVVRRAVELTDGELFNGDKLRDSNRKLNNLGYFSEASVNLVPTETQDEVDLKVKVKEKNTGSIMAGVGWSSYDGVGFSGSIKEDNLWGKGYKLAFTSSFSSKKTSYDLSFLNPSVYDSDLSFSARTYITETEYDDYDYDKTGGKVSFGYPVGKWSRVYAGYRFDQYQITDVDDDASNLIKEQSDDGTRYASVLNASFSRNTIDNFQRPTGGNVVTFTVNYGGGFLQGTDDFIKVTGEARQFYALNDDHVLMARAKAGALLPNGGSHDDIPIVERFWIGGINSVRGYDINDFAVRQADGDKIGGTRMAFANFEYQWYFENDLGMTLVPFFDIGIDFDDKDDGLTSNKEWLYSTGLELRWRSPMGDLRFAYGIPLADVNGEKQSPRFEFAMGQAF from the coding sequence ATGTCCAAACAGTTTAGACCGTGCGTTGTCATGGTCTTCATGTTGCTTGCGCTGCTAATGGCTGTAAGCGCATCTGCTGCGCCACGGAATGGAATTCGGGTACTTGTACTGCCTTTTGCGGTTAACTCAGGAGAAGACTTGAGTTATCTGGAAGATGGACTGCCGGAATTGATCGGGGAGCGTTTAGCTGCAAAAAACTTTTCAATTGTTCCAAATGATGAATTGGAAGCACTTTTAGCAGAAAACTCTGTTTCCGAGCTTAATATTTCAATTGTTCGCGATTTGTCTTTGTTGTCTAACGCAGACTATGCTGTCTACGGTAGCTTCACACAGGTCGGGGAACAGCTTTCTATTGATGCACGTTTGGTAGAAGCTTACGGGCTTCAGCCTGCGAAGCCTATCTACATTAATAAGACTGGACTTATTAATGTGCTTCCTGCTGTAGATGAGCTTGTTGCTCAGGCTACAAACGAGATGCTGCGTAAGCAGTCTATCTCTAATATTGTTATTCGAGGCACCAAAGTTCTGGACCCGGACGTAGTTCTTCTGCGTATGCGAATCCAGAAGGGTGATGCCCTTGACAGCAAGCGCATTAACGAAGAAATCAAGCGTATTTACGGCCTTGGTTACTTTAGTGATGTGCAGATCGGTGTTGAGAAAAAACGTGATGGTAACGAACTTGTTATCACCGTTGTTGAAAAACCGAGAATCAATAACATCGTAATCTCCGGCTCTGATGTCGTAGATAATGATGATATCCTTGCTGCAATTAACTCTAAGCAGGGAGCTGTTCTTAACGAAAAGTTCCTTTCAGACGATATTGCACGCGTTCGTGATTTGTACAGAAAGGAAGGTTACTACCTTGCTGAAGTCGATTACAAAATTGAACGCGGTAGCACCGGTGCAACACTTACTTTTAATGTCAAAGAGGGTGAAAAACTTTACATTAAAGAAATCAAGCTCGAAGGTATTGAAAAGCTTGATGTTGATGATGTGAAGGATGAACTCGCCTTGGCTGAACGAGGAATGCTCTCATGGCTCACCGGTACCGGTGTTTTGCGTGAAGACTTCCTTGAGCGTGACGTTGCAGCTATTTCTGCATACTACTTGAACCGAGGCTTCCTTGATGTTCGAGTTGGTAACGGTCGCGTTGATTACGAAGAAGATGGTATTGTAATTACTTTCCCTGTTTCAGAGGGCGAGCGTTACAAACTTGGTACAATCACCTTTACAGGTGACCTTATTGAACCTGACGCTACTTACTTGTCTCTTATCGGACTGGATGAGTGGAAGGCTGAAGAAGAGTACCTCAACTACACCGTTCTTCGTGAAGACAGCACCAAAATTGGAGACTGGTACGCCAACTATGGCTATGCCTACGCAGAAGTTGACTTCGGCATTCAGCGCCAGGAAGGCAACATTGCAAACGTCGCCTACAAGATTGATAAAAAGAACAAAGTTTATGTTCGTCGTGTAGTAATGGAAGGCAACACCCGTACGCGTGATAACGTGGTACGTCGTGCTGTTGAATTGACTGACGGTGAACTCTTTAACGGTGATAAACTGCGTGACAGTAACCGTAAATTGAACAACCTCGGCTACTTCTCTGAAGCAAGCGTAAACCTCGTCCCAACTGAGACGCAGGATGAAGTTGACCTCAAAGTTAAAGTGAAAGAGAAAAACACCGGCTCTATTATGGCTGGTGTAGGTTGGTCTTCCTATGATGGTGTTGGTTTCTCCGGCTCAATCAAGGAAGATAACTTGTGGGGTAAAGGCTACAAACTTGCTTTTACTTCCAGCTTCTCTTCCAAAAAGACTTCCTACGACTTGAGCTTCTTGAACCCGAGTGTTTACGATAGTGATCTTTCATTCAGTGCCCGTACATACATTACAGAAACTGAATATGACGATTACGATTACGACAAAACTGGTGGTAAAGTCAGCTTTGGTTACCCTGTCGGAAAGTGGTCTCGCGTTTATGCGGGTTACCGTTTCGACCAGTACCAGATTACTGATGTAGATGACGATGCAAGTAACCTTATTAAAGAGCAGTCCGATGACGGCACTCGTTATGCAAGTGTTCTTAACGCATCCTTCTCACGTAATACCATCGATAACTTCCAGCGTCCGACTGGTGGTAACGTCGTAACCTTCACCGTTAACTACGGTGGTGGCTTCCTTCAGGGTACTGATGACTTTATTAAAGTTACTGGTGAAGCTCGCCAGTTCTACGCCTTGAATGACGACCACGTATTAATGGCACGTGCTAAAGCTGGCGCATTGCTTCCAAATGGTGGCTCTCATGATGATATCCCAATTGTAGAACGTTTCTGGATTGGTGGTATTAACAGTGTGCGTGGTTACGATATCAACGACTTTGCTGTCCGTCAGGCTGACGGTGATAAAATCGGTGGTACACGTATGGCTTTCGCAAACTTTGAATACCAGTGGTATTTTGAGAATGATCTGGGTATGACTTTAGTACCTTTCTTTGACATCGGTATTGACTTTGATGACAAAGATGATGGTCTTACCTCCAACAAAGAATGGCTCTACAGTACCGGTCTTGAATTGCGCTGGCGTTCTCCAATGGGTGATTTACGCTTCGCATATGGTATCCCACTTGCTGATGTAAACGGGGAAAAACAATCTCCTCGCTTCGAATTTGCAATGGGACAGGCATTCTAA